The proteins below come from a single Desulfitobacterium metallireducens DSM 15288 genomic window:
- a CDS encoding 4Fe-4S dicluster domain-containing protein, with protein MLEKTKDWSDDFYERWKPIAMGFVNEAEKCLQCGKCTGQCPAAAVTPSYNPRKLIRDLVNGNIKRLLSSVELWQCFFCSGCYSTCPMDINFPFFIFMLRLGAMNEGYGWEDVKQLEAYAEKDYLKTGTTVSSFERNPFVVETLGDIGEIREAAGLPRKRQVSDRGIAEINMLSDLTGMTSFMKKIGGVELLDCKTCTSEQEKKCKHKPMPSRVGKIKTHLRFYNYGEPGGKKNAEA; from the coding sequence GTGCTCGAAAAAACCAAGGACTGGAGCGATGATTTTTACGAGAGATGGAAGCCAATTGCAATGGGCTTCGTCAATGAAGCTGAAAAATGCTTACAGTGTGGGAAGTGTACGGGTCAATGCCCAGCTGCTGCTGTGACGCCGAGTTATAATCCTCGTAAATTGATCCGGGATTTAGTGAATGGCAATATTAAACGGCTCTTATCTAGTGTAGAACTCTGGCAATGTTTCTTTTGTAGCGGATGTTATTCAACATGTCCAATGGATATAAACTTTCCCTTCTTCATCTTTATGTTGCGGTTAGGTGCGATGAATGAAGGCTATGGCTGGGAGGATGTTAAACAACTCGAAGCCTATGCAGAAAAGGATTATTTGAAAACCGGGACCACGGTTTCTTCCTTTGAGAGAAATCCCTTTGTGGTGGAAACGCTAGGAGATATAGGTGAAATCCGTGAGGCAGCAGGGCTGCCTAGGAAACGCCAAGTCAGCGATCGAGGAATAGCAGAAATTAATATGCTATCTGACTTAACCGGGATGACTTCTTTTATGAAGAAAATCGGTGGGGTCGAACTTTTAGATTGCAAGACGTGTACTTCCGAACAGGAGAAAAAGTGCAAGCATAAACCGATGCCATCACGAGTCGGAAAAATCAAGACCCATTTACGTTTTTATAATTACGGAGAACCGGGAGGGAAAAAGAATGCCGAGGCTTGA
- a CDS encoding CoB--CoM heterodisulfide reductase iron-sulfur subunit B family protein, whose translation MPRLDKVAQIPKPKQIFFFKSCVASNKYPGIESCGKEALEILGVEPVESDEQTCCGGFVTFANVAAPTASMPAVARNLALAEEKNLDTCVLCNGCWTFLNEFGHFMAHNEEIKTSINMMMNMMGREFKGTSNVYHIAEMFYRLKDDIAKNVKRPLTGVKIATHYGCHYLGGGKYSAIDDAQMPTYMEELIELMGGTVVPYTANRECCGTGFTQIINGKDLSLEHTQHKLDSVNEADPDLLIVQCPYCHSQLDRVQQQLNYRQNTNDYQTPVIHIAQLVGLALGLDLPKLAFAAHISGRERLEKVLDKIGR comes from the coding sequence ATGCCGAGGCTTGATAAAGTTGCTCAGATTCCTAAACCTAAACAAATCTTTTTTTTCAAAAGCTGTGTAGCGAGTAATAAATATCCGGGTATTGAATCCTGCGGGAAGGAGGCACTTGAGATTCTTGGTGTTGAACCGGTAGAATCTGATGAACAGACTTGTTGCGGGGGCTTTGTTACCTTTGCCAATGTGGCTGCTCCTACCGCTTCCATGCCAGCAGTTGCACGTAACCTTGCTCTTGCTGAGGAAAAGAACCTCGATACCTGTGTTCTCTGCAATGGATGCTGGACGTTTCTTAATGAGTTTGGACATTTTATGGCCCATAATGAGGAAATCAAGACGAGTATTAATATGATGATGAATATGATGGGCCGAGAATTCAAGGGAACGAGTAATGTTTACCATATTGCTGAGATGTTTTATCGGCTTAAAGATGATATCGCCAAGAATGTAAAACGACCGCTTACAGGAGTTAAGATTGCTACACACTATGGTTGCCATTACCTGGGCGGCGGTAAGTATTCAGCAATTGACGATGCCCAAATGCCAACTTATATGGAAGAATTGATCGAGCTGATGGGAGGGACCGTTGTTCCCTACACTGCTAATCGCGAGTGCTGTGGTACCGGCTTTACCCAAATTATCAATGGTAAAGATTTATCGCTTGAGCACACCCAGCACAAACTAGATTCTGTTAATGAAGCAGATCCAGATCTATTGATCGTTCAATGTCCTTACTGCCATAGTCAGCTTGACCGTGTTCAACAACAGTTGAATTATCGTCAGAATACAAATGATTATCAAACTCCGGTGATTCATATTGCTCAGCTTGTGGGGTTAGCCTTGGGACTCGACCTTCCTAAACTTGCCTTTGCAGCCCATATAAGCGGGCGTGAACGGTTGGAAAAAGTTCTCGACAAGATCGGTCGTTAG
- a CDS encoding CoB--CoM heterodisulfide reductase iron-sulfur subunit A family protein, with protein MKKTLVIGGGIAGITAAEKLAQNGGEVILVEKEKELGGNFAKLTFTFPVLGDANSLLNKEIDTAQSLKGIEILKETTLQSVSGSAGNFTVELSTPAGKRSENVSSIIVAPGFHYMEPTAYTEYYYGHSPKVVTSLEFEKMAAEGRLPKGKARVVFVHCVGSRDKAKGYRYCSKICCSYSAKHAIMMKKANPESKNYVFYIDIRALGKGYEEFIRSAMEEYNVRYIRGRVAKVLPEGDRLLVRAEDSLMGNPVEVEADLVVLASAMEPPVGSRELAQILGIETDEYGFFQEIEANVRPCHSTKSGVFLAGSCTQPMEIASAVAMGGLAATEALTLAQQ; from the coding sequence GTGAAGAAAACGTTAGTTATTGGCGGGGGAATAGCTGGAATTACCGCTGCAGAAAAACTTGCTCAAAATGGCGGTGAAGTTATCCTTGTTGAAAAGGAAAAAGAACTTGGCGGGAATTTTGCTAAGTTAACCTTCACTTTTCCGGTACTGGGTGATGCAAATTCACTACTTAACAAAGAAATTGATACCGCTCAATCTCTTAAGGGAATCGAGATTTTGAAAGAAACAACACTACAGAGTGTCAGCGGAAGTGCTGGGAATTTTACGGTAGAGCTAAGTACTCCAGCGGGTAAACGATCAGAAAATGTTTCGTCTATTATTGTTGCTCCAGGATTTCATTATATGGAGCCAACAGCCTATACTGAATATTACTATGGCCACAGTCCTAAGGTTGTGACGAGCCTTGAATTCGAGAAGATGGCAGCAGAAGGCCGTTTACCGAAGGGCAAAGCACGAGTGGTTTTTGTACACTGTGTTGGCTCTCGGGATAAAGCCAAAGGGTACCGTTATTGCTCAAAAATCTGTTGTTCTTACTCAGCAAAGCATGCCATCATGATGAAGAAAGCAAATCCAGAATCGAAAAATTATGTTTTCTATATTGATATTCGCGCTTTAGGCAAGGGCTATGAAGAATTTATTCGCTCAGCAATGGAAGAGTACAATGTTCGCTATATTCGCGGACGTGTTGCCAAAGTGCTCCCTGAAGGAGATAGACTTCTCGTCCGAGCAGAGGATTCTTTAATGGGCAATCCTGTTGAAGTTGAAGCAGATTTAGTCGTTTTAGCTTCGGCGATGGAGCCGCCCGTGGGTTCACGTGAGCTCGCTCAAATTCTAGGGATTGAGACCGATGAATATGGATTCTTCCAAGAGATTGAAGCAAACGTTCGTCCCTGTCATTCAACAAAATCGGGAGTATTTTTAGCTGGAAGTTGTACTCAACCCATGGAAATTGCCAGTGCAGTTGCAATGGGCGGTTTAGCTGCAACAGAGGCTCTGACTCTGGCACAGCAATAA
- a CDS encoding 4Fe-4S dicluster domain-containing protein, whose protein sequence is MRLRIHEDGIRNEVEAGIQRTLTACLQCSKCGGGCAHTEEFDLTPRQVIESLLDCQDDQVLDSRTIWLCGQNCSGCQIICPVGLPLNEIMAVLRVEADKRGIEPKYQQPSLIYHKFNHCAKHRREGEASESMDGREA, encoded by the coding sequence ATGCGCTTACGTATTCATGAAGATGGAATTCGGAATGAGGTCGAAGCAGGGATCCAAAGAACTCTAACGGCTTGTCTTCAATGCTCAAAGTGTGGAGGGGGCTGTGCTCATACTGAAGAGTTCGATCTTACGCCACGACAAGTCATCGAATCATTGTTAGACTGTCAGGATGATCAGGTTTTAGACAGTCGAACCATTTGGCTATGCGGACAAAATTGTTCTGGATGTCAGATAATCTGCCCAGTGGGGCTGCCCCTAAATGAAATCATGGCAGTGCTTAGAGTAGAGGCGGATAAACGGGGTATTGAGCCGAAATATCAACAACCGTCGCTGATCTATCATAAATTTAACCACTGTGCGAAACACCGAAGAGAGGGTGAAGCGAGTGAAAGTATGGATGGACGAGAAGCATAG
- a CDS encoding 4Fe-4S dicluster domain-containing protein, which translates to MKVWMDEKHSFLEEVEARSGQKIQECYQCSKCSGGCPFSGIMDYAPNSILEMIVYNMKDQLLSSKAIQMCIQCGTCGAQCPAGFELYEVMNVLRAMAKEDGYTTNEKKIPKMNGIFLGEVRNIGRMHEVNLMLKNMLKQGQFVKDAVSLIPIGPPMFLRGIMGPGDILPHKIEGQRAVAKIFENVEKMQGGHAR; encoded by the coding sequence GTGAAAGTATGGATGGACGAGAAGCATAGCTTCTTGGAAGAGGTTGAAGCCCGTAGTGGGCAGAAGATTCAGGAATGTTACCAATGCAGTAAATGTTCAGGAGGATGCCCATTTTCTGGGATTATGGACTATGCTCCAAATTCCATTTTGGAAATGATTGTTTATAATATGAAAGACCAATTACTTTCAAGTAAAGCAATTCAGATGTGTATTCAATGTGGAACATGTGGAGCTCAATGTCCAGCGGGTTTTGAACTTTATGAAGTTATGAATGTCCTGAGGGCGATGGCAAAAGAAGATGGATATACCACAAATGAGAAAAAAATTCCTAAAATGAATGGTATTTTTCTTGGCGAAGTGAGGAACATTGGGCGTATGCATGAAGTAAATTTGATGCTCAAAAATATGCTCAAGCAAGGCCAATTTGTGAAGGATGCAGTTTCCTTAATCCCGATTGGACCGCCTATGTTTTTAAGAGGAATTATGGGACCGGGCGATATACTGCCCCATAAGATTGAAGGGCAACGTGCTGTAGCTAAGATCTTTGAGAATGTCGAGAAAATGCAAGGGGGACATGCAAGATGA
- a CDS encoding CoB--CoM heterodisulfide reductase iron-sulfur subunit B family protein, translating into MKTGYFPGCSLHSTAKNYESSTQAVLKTLGVQLEEIPDWNCCGSTPAHQTDHLLALSLSARNLALAEKAGMKDVMAPCAACFNHLRTAEVECAKDKKIHQEVQKAIEMKYNNQVHVVNILELLVDRIGIQNIGKKVKKPLSGLKVAPYYGCMLTRPAKIAQFDDPINPQSMDRLLETLGAEVVTWGAKTDCCGAAHVLTRQEVVIELTGRIVHQAKEAQADVIATACPMCMSNLDLRQTAVEKSTGKETKVPVMYITELLGMAFGIPNSELGTRKHVVSTAAVTAKIS; encoded by the coding sequence ATGAAAACTGGATACTTCCCGGGGTGCTCCCTTCATTCCACCGCTAAAAACTATGAATCTTCAACTCAAGCCGTGCTAAAAACATTAGGGGTTCAACTCGAAGAAATTCCAGATTGGAACTGCTGTGGATCAACTCCTGCGCATCAAACAGATCATCTTTTAGCATTGTCTCTATCTGCCCGTAATTTAGCCTTAGCCGAAAAAGCTGGAATGAAAGATGTTATGGCTCCATGTGCAGCTTGTTTTAATCATTTGCGTACTGCTGAGGTGGAATGTGCTAAGGATAAAAAAATTCATCAAGAAGTTCAAAAAGCGATTGAAATGAAGTATAATAATCAAGTTCACGTCGTTAACATTCTTGAACTCTTAGTCGATCGAATTGGAATTCAGAATATCGGCAAAAAAGTTAAAAAACCGTTATCAGGATTGAAAGTTGCACCCTATTACGGATGTATGTTAACTCGCCCTGCGAAAATTGCCCAGTTCGATGATCCCATTAATCCACAAAGCATGGATCGTTTATTAGAAACCCTGGGGGCAGAAGTTGTTACATGGGGAGCGAAAACAGACTGTTGTGGCGCGGCTCATGTGTTAACTCGACAAGAGGTTGTTATTGAACTGACTGGACGAATCGTCCATCAGGCGAAGGAAGCGCAAGCTGACGTTATTGCAACAGCATGCCCTATGTGCATGTCTAATCTGGATTTGCGGCAAACTGCAGTTGAAAAATCCACAGGTAAAGAAACTAAAGTCCCGGTTATGTATATTACAGAACTTTTGGGAATGGCTTTTGGAATTCCAAATTCAGAGTTGGGAACACGTAAACATGTCGTGAGTACTGCGGCAGTGACTGCTAAAATTAGTTAA
- a CDS encoding helix-turn-helix domain-containing protein, which translates to MSLSRELNENAPYFEIGRYINQCRVKRGVSLQHLSVRLGVNPSYLREVERGERVPSDEFIRSLTENCDLDENYIFSCLGKSPLIAREELDHHAILQETLKEIGMSELSEQQKEELYQKFSAIAESALIKNI; encoded by the coding sequence ATGTCTTTGAGTAGAGAGCTGAATGAGAATGCACCTTATTTCGAAATTGGCCGCTATATCAATCAATGCAGAGTAAAAAGAGGAGTTTCACTTCAGCATCTCAGTGTACGATTAGGGGTGAATCCATCCTATCTGCGTGAGGTTGAACGGGGAGAGCGAGTTCCGAGCGATGAATTTATTCGGAGTTTAACTGAAAACTGTGATCTTGATGAGAACTATATTTTTAGTTGTCTAGGTAAATCACCTCTGATCGCCCGTGAGGAACTGGATCACCATGCTATCTTACAAGAAACGCTCAAAGAGATTGGAATGTCCGAGCTATCTGAACAACAGAAAGAAGAACTTTATCAAAAGTTTTCTGCAATTGCGGAATCTGCATTAATAAAAAATATATAA
- the trxB gene encoding thioredoxin-disulfide reductase, with the protein MSDKILHLSTEEFDHELKSYKGLLVLDFFSEDCPPCAQLAPIYERMAEKFLQVKFVKMMRQEHRPLAERFSVKGSPTVLFFENGQEVGNRLTGYIAKSQMRIALEKLLGIEPEEIKKEVVEADVLVLGGGPAGLTTAIYASRSRLRTIVIEEGIAGGQAATTYHIANYPGTPGTLGGKVLMENMITQAKSFGTEIHDLKEVFSIDLNGKTKEIVTEDTVYHAPVVVIATGAESRRLPAEGEADFRGNGVHYCATCDGAMYQDADNVIVVGGGNSAVEEAVYLTKFAKHVTILHQFDHFQASKTAQEEAAANDKISVIWDSEVRSLLGEKHLTGVKIQNVKTHEESKVEANGVFVYIGMQPRTQLLKDQLKINDWGYIESDSEMRTNIEGVFVAGDVRSKTVRQVATAVGDGAVAAVNAERYLASHK; encoded by the coding sequence ATGAGCGATAAAATTTTGCATCTATCTACAGAAGAGTTTGACCATGAATTGAAAAGTTATAAAGGGTTACTCGTACTTGATTTCTTTTCGGAGGATTGTCCACCATGTGCACAATTAGCTCCGATTTACGAGAGAATGGCTGAAAAGTTTCTGCAGGTCAAGTTTGTTAAGATGATGCGCCAAGAGCATCGTCCATTAGCAGAACGGTTTAGTGTAAAAGGAAGTCCAACTGTCCTTTTCTTTGAAAACGGGCAAGAAGTTGGGAATAGATTAACCGGATATATTGCAAAATCCCAAATGCGAATAGCACTGGAAAAGCTTCTTGGGATTGAACCAGAAGAAATCAAAAAAGAAGTTGTTGAAGCCGATGTACTTGTTTTAGGCGGAGGTCCGGCAGGATTAACTACAGCGATTTATGCTTCTCGTTCTAGATTACGGACGATTGTGATTGAAGAAGGGATTGCTGGTGGTCAAGCCGCAACAACGTATCATATCGCGAATTATCCAGGGACGCCGGGAACGCTTGGCGGTAAAGTTCTCATGGAAAATATGATCACCCAAGCGAAGAGCTTTGGAACTGAAATTCATGATCTTAAAGAAGTGTTTAGTATTGATTTAAATGGTAAAACAAAGGAGATTGTTACTGAAGACACAGTTTATCATGCTCCGGTAGTAGTGATTGCAACTGGTGCAGAATCCCGTCGTCTTCCAGCAGAAGGAGAAGCAGACTTCCGAGGGAATGGAGTTCACTATTGTGCAACCTGTGATGGAGCTATGTACCAAGATGCTGACAACGTTATCGTTGTCGGTGGAGGTAATTCAGCTGTAGAGGAAGCAGTTTATCTTACTAAATTTGCGAAGCATGTGACAATTCTTCATCAATTTGATCATTTCCAAGCATCGAAGACTGCTCAAGAAGAAGCTGCAGCGAATGATAAAATCAGTGTCATTTGGGATTCAGAAGTGCGTTCGCTTCTTGGTGAAAAGCATTTGACGGGAGTGAAAATCCAAAATGTCAAGACACATGAAGAGAGCAAAGTTGAAGCAAATGGTGTTTTTGTGTATATTGGCATGCAACCTCGGACCCAACTCTTAAAAGATCAATTAAAAATTAACGATTGGGGTTATATTGAATCTGATAGTGAGATGAGGACGAATATTGAAGGCGTTTTTGTCGCTGGCGATGTACGGAGTAAGACTGTTCGCCAAGTTGCTACAGCCGTTGGAGATGGAGCTGTTGCAGCTGTTAACGCGGAACGTTATTTAGCCTCTCATAAGTAA
- a CDS encoding NAD(P)/FAD-dependent oxidoreductase: MLENFQFKSHYELAIVGCGPAGMAAALNAKIRNRDFIFLGSELCSPKLSKSPQVDNFLGFPEIKGEELRQRFLDHLKQKEIIIVPWKVANIYPGPPFTLIGKDQSFEADAVILATGVSVQKLVPGEAEFLGRGVGYCATCDGPLYKGKTVAIISYDKEGETEANFMADICSTVYYIPFYKEVGELDERIIQKKDKVREIKGNQHAETLVLGQEDLKVDGVFLLRDNLPAEQLVPDLQMEKGSVSVNHHLETNIPGLFAAGDCTGQPYQLIKAAGEGGTASLQAIKYLDELKKEK; encoded by the coding sequence ATGTTAGAAAACTTTCAATTTAAATCACATTATGAGTTAGCGATTGTAGGATGTGGGCCCGCAGGTATGGCGGCAGCTCTTAATGCGAAAATTAGGAACCGAGATTTTATCTTTTTGGGGTCTGAGTTGTGTAGTCCCAAACTCTCTAAATCACCTCAAGTAGATAATTTTTTGGGATTTCCCGAAATCAAAGGGGAAGAATTACGACAGCGGTTTTTAGACCATTTAAAACAAAAGGAAATAATAATCGTCCCTTGGAAGGTCGCTAATATTTATCCTGGGCCTCCGTTTACTTTGATCGGTAAGGATCAGTCGTTTGAAGCAGATGCAGTAATTCTGGCAACCGGCGTCTCAGTTCAGAAATTAGTACCTGGAGAAGCCGAATTTTTGGGCCGTGGTGTTGGGTATTGCGCCACCTGTGATGGTCCGCTTTATAAAGGGAAAACAGTTGCAATTATTTCTTATGACAAGGAAGGGGAGACTGAGGCAAACTTTATGGCGGATATTTGCTCTACGGTCTACTACATCCCTTTCTATAAAGAAGTTGGGGAACTGGATGAACGGATTATTCAGAAGAAGGATAAGGTCAGAGAAATCAAAGGAAATCAGCATGCTGAGACACTTGTGCTCGGGCAGGAGGATCTGAAGGTTGACGGCGTTTTCCTTTTACGGGATAATTTGCCTGCAGAGCAATTGGTGCCAGATCTACAGATGGAAAAGGGCTCTGTTTCAGTAAACCACCATTTAGAAACGAACATTCCGGGTTTGTTTGCGGCAGGCGATTGCACGGGTCAACCTTATCAGCTGATAAAAGCGGCTGGTGAGGGTGGCACTGCATCCCTCCAAGCTATAAAATATCTCGATGAACTAAAAAAAGAGAAATAA
- a CDS encoding methyltransferase domain-containing protein yields the protein MSTFEIVKRYTEENINSNLSCGGNIQYLELIEGEKVLDLGCGRGGETLEASKHVGSSGFAWGLDLTPRMIQLAQERAKQEQVENVDFLVASMDQIPLEDNSLDAVLSNCAINHVEDKVTVYREIYRVLKRGGRFVVSDIMTEQPLPQEIREDPEAIADCFGGAITIQEYENVLKNAGFSQVEVFKERRYMKNGYEMISRTFQGYKEPIL from the coding sequence GTGTCGACTTTCGAGATTGTGAAAAGGTATACAGAAGAAAATATTAATTCCAATTTAAGTTGCGGTGGGAACATTCAATATTTGGAGCTAATAGAAGGTGAAAAGGTTCTTGACCTAGGATGTGGCCGAGGCGGAGAAACGCTAGAAGCATCAAAGCATGTGGGCAGTAGTGGTTTTGCATGGGGGCTCGATTTAACTCCGCGGATGATTCAACTCGCTCAGGAACGAGCCAAGCAAGAGCAAGTTGAAAATGTTGATTTCCTAGTAGCTTCAATGGATCAAATTCCCTTAGAAGACAATAGCTTAGATGCTGTCCTCAGTAATTGTGCGATTAACCATGTTGAGGATAAAGTTACAGTCTATCGTGAGATTTATCGTGTGCTCAAACGGGGTGGGCGTTTTGTGGTTTCAGATATCATGACTGAACAGCCCTTGCCCCAAGAGATTAGAGAAGATCCAGAAGCAATTGCAGACTGTTTTGGGGGAGCAATCACAATTCAGGAGTATGAAAATGTTTTAAAGAATGCAGGCTTTTCCCAAGTCGAAGTGTTTAAAGAACGGCGCTATATGAAAAACGGTTATGAAATGATTAGTCGTACTTTTCAAGGATATAAAGAACCTATACTTTAG
- a CDS encoding radical SAM/SPASM domain-containing protein, with protein MKENPKFPYAILNSLSGGFDLVPQEDYEKLQSLKRGEVVEDTEFLNYLQSRGYLYQDKEAENKRLQERYPEFNNALNETAPQVLFVPTYTCNLACPYCYENGIKHKKDLVTKEVVDAFFNHLAQKFPNRKPFITLFGGEALKNSIKQKEMIDYIVKEAARGGYAISAVSNGYDLKEYLDILQQAEIKEIQVTVDGPKPVHDLRRPTAGGQGTYDRIMEGLTEAIKREIPINLRAVVDKTNFEDLVTLAEDFERRGWLDFPPQRFKTAIGRNYELFECYATPQHLLGQADHWAMFIELAEKYPILKKFHKPEFKGINHLVQTGELYLPTYDTCPACKTEWVYDLYGDIYGCTASAGQDEFKLGTFYPEYTLKANEAKEWEDRSVLTIPECKDCDVSLICGGGCGAIAKDRTGRVQGPDCRPIKEILTLGLKYYGDDLLKMGF; from the coding sequence ATGAAAGAAAATCCGAAGTTTCCATATGCGATTTTGAACTCGCTTTCAGGAGGGTTTGATCTTGTTCCTCAGGAAGATTATGAGAAACTTCAATCTTTGAAGCGAGGAGAAGTTGTCGAAGATACTGAATTTTTAAATTACCTACAAAGCCGAGGTTACCTTTATCAGGATAAGGAGGCCGAAAATAAACGTCTCCAAGAACGGTACCCAGAATTTAATAATGCGCTTAATGAAACAGCACCACAAGTGCTTTTCGTACCCACATATACCTGTAATTTAGCTTGCCCATATTGTTATGAAAACGGGATTAAACACAAAAAGGATTTGGTTACGAAGGAAGTTGTAGATGCGTTCTTTAACCATTTGGCCCAGAAGTTTCCGAATCGTAAACCTTTCATTACCTTGTTTGGTGGAGAGGCTTTAAAAAATTCGATAAAACAAAAGGAAATGATCGATTATATCGTGAAAGAAGCCGCCCGAGGCGGATATGCTATTTCAGCTGTTTCAAATGGCTACGATTTGAAGGAATATCTGGATATCTTACAGCAAGCGGAGATTAAAGAAATTCAGGTGACGGTTGATGGCCCTAAGCCGGTTCATGATCTACGTCGTCCTACTGCAGGAGGACAAGGAACATATGACCGTATTATGGAGGGACTCACAGAGGCAATTAAACGAGAAATTCCGATCAATCTTCGTGCCGTCGTCGATAAAACAAATTTTGAGGATCTTGTGACCTTAGCTGAGGACTTCGAGCGTCGAGGTTGGCTGGATTTTCCGCCCCAACGGTTTAAAACGGCAATTGGCCGTAATTATGAATTGTTTGAATGCTATGCCACTCCACAACATTTACTCGGGCAGGCTGACCATTGGGCTATGTTTATCGAGCTGGCCGAAAAATATCCTATTCTCAAAAAGTTCCACAAGCCGGAATTTAAAGGGATCAATCACCTAGTTCAGACGGGGGAACTTTATTTACCAACTTATGATACATGCCCAGCATGTAAAACGGAATGGGTTTATGATCTCTACGGCGATATTTATGGTTGTACGGCAAGCGCCGGACAGGATGAATTTAAGCTCGGCACTTTTTATCCTGAGTACACCCTTAAGGCTAATGAAGCGAAAGAATGGGAAGATAGAAGTGTCTTAACCATTCCGGAATGTAAGGATTGCGATGTTAGCTTAATTTGTGGAGGCGGCTGTGGTGCTATTGCTAAAGACCGGACAGGTCGTGTGCAAGGACCGGATTGTCGGCCGATTAAAGAAATCCTGACGTTAGGTCTAAAGTATTATGGTGATGATCTTCTCAAAATGGGATTTTAA
- a CDS encoding DUF362 domain-containing protein encodes MSAYILEKLCRGCQRCVHACPQNAIQMLSHMAIVNPRLCIECEECMEVCMQGAITFRENREEVSTHG; translated from the coding sequence GTGTCCGCGTATATTCTTGAAAAACTCTGTCGAGGTTGTCAGAGGTGCGTTCATGCCTGTCCGCAAAACGCCATTCAAATGCTGTCTCATATGGCAATCGTCAACCCAAGGCTATGTATCGAATGTGAAGAGTGTATGGAAGTATGTATGCAAGGAGCTATTACTTTCCGCGAGAATAGGGAGGAGGTCAGCACTCATGGATGA
- a CDS encoding cytochrome c biogenesis CcdA family protein, whose amino-acid sequence MENISVLFAFTAGMLSFLSPCVFPLIPAYVANLTGSTYGDTRIEASKRVLFTRSVAFILGFSLIFVLMGASASVVGRLFADYRGLIQKISGILIIIFGLQMAGVLKLRFLMMEKRWEGKPAMENSVWRSLLLGVSFGAGWTPCVGLALSSILLLAGSAETVYSGMFLLFIYSLGLGIPFLAISLIITYSFKVVKAINSKLGILSSISGWILVGMGILLFSGQLRKMSAWLSQFTLFFY is encoded by the coding sequence ATGGAGAATATCTCAGTTCTTTTTGCCTTCACAGCAGGAATGTTATCGTTTCTTTCACCCTGTGTATTTCCTTTGATTCCAGCTTATGTCGCGAATCTTACAGGTTCAACCTATGGTGATACTCGGATTGAGGCTTCCAAACGTGTGCTCTTCACGCGTTCAGTCGCTTTTATTCTGGGTTTTAGTCTTATCTTTGTGTTGATGGGGGCATCTGCTAGTGTTGTGGGCCGCCTCTTTGCTGATTATCGCGGCTTGATTCAAAAGATTAGCGGAATATTGATTATTATCTTTGGTTTACAAATGGCAGGAGTGTTAAAACTTCGTTTTCTCATGATGGAAAAACGCTGGGAAGGCAAGCCAGCAATGGAAAACTCGGTATGGCGTTCTTTGCTCCTGGGAGTTTCTTTCGGGGCAGGCTGGACTCCCTGTGTTGGCTTGGCCTTGTCCTCCATCCTTTTGTTGGCCGGATCCGCTGAGACGGTTTACAGCGGGATGTTTTTACTTTTTATCTATTCACTCGGTTTGGGGATCCCCTTTTTAGCTATTTCGTTAATTATTACGTATTCCTTTAAGGTTGTGAAAGCTATCAACAGCAAATTAGGGATACTTTCGAGCATCAGCGGGTGGATTTTGGTGGGTATGGGGATACTATTGTTTTCCGGCCAATTACGGAAGATGAGTGCTTGGCTATCCCAATTTACATTATTTTTCTACTAG